A window of Methylocaldum szegediense genomic DNA:
GGCATTTCCGGAGAGGAGATGAAGGGTGCCTTGGCCATGCTCCAGGGAAACCCGGATTTTCTCGGCATCGAGATCGTCGAATTCGATCCTCCGCGCGATAGGAACAACGCTACGCTTTATCTCGCCGGCGATCTCGTGCTGGCCGCTGCGGTTCCCGAACGACCCATCGGGGCGGCAGAGGTTCTAGGCCTTACCGAACGTTATGGCGCGCACAACTACGATACTTTGCCGGTGGTCTTAACCCAGGGCGAGGGCGCTTATCTGTGGGATGTCGAAGGGAAACGCTATGTCGACATGATGGGCGCTTATTCCGCCGCGAGCCACGGTCATGCCCATCCGCGCCTGGTCGGGGTCTTGACCGAGCAGGCCAAGCGGCTCTCCATCACCTCGCGGGCTTTTCACAGCGATCGGCTCGGGCCATTCCTCGAGCGGGCCTGCGAGTTGACTAGGCAGGACATGGCGCTGCCGATGAACACCGGCGCCGAAGGCGTGGAGACCGCGCTGAAAGCCGCCCGCAAATGGGCGTATCAAGTCAAGGGCGTGGCCCCGGACCGTGCCGAAATCATCGCCTGCAACGGCAATTTCCACGGGCGCACCATCGCGATCGTCGGTCTCTCGTCCGAGCCCAGCTACCGCGAAGGTTTCGGACCATTTCCGCCGGGTTTGAAACTGATTCCGTACGGCGATGCGGCAGCCCTGGCCGACGCGATCACCGAGAATACGGCGGCGTTTCTGGTCGAGCCGATCCAGGGCGAGGGCGGCATCGTCGTCCCGCCGCCGGGGTATCTCGCCGAATGCGCCCGGATTTGCCGGGAGCGGAATGTCTTGCTGTTGTGCGACGAGGTTCAGACCGGGCTGGGACGGACCGGAAAATTCCTGGCCTCTGAGCACGAGGGCGTGAAACCCGACGGCCTGATCCTCGGCAAGGCGCTGGGCGGCGGGCTGCTGCCGGTTTCGATGTTCCTGGCGAGCTGCGAGGTGATGGGCGTATTCGGCCCGGGCCATCACGGCAGCACCTTCGGCGGCAATCCGCTGGCCGCGGCGGTCGGACTGGAGGCGCTCGACGTGATCGTCGAGGAGGGGCTGGCCGAGCGCTCGGCCGAGCTAGGTGCCTATTTTCTGGAAGCGCTACGAAGTCTGAAGAGCCCTCTCATTCGAGAGGTACGCGGCAAAGGCTTGTTCATCGGTTTGGAACTGATTCCGGAGCTATCCGGCCGCGATTTCTGCATGAGGCTGATGGCCAACGGCATTCTCACCCGCGAGACCCATCAAACCGTCATCCGTTTCGCGCCGCCGCTCGTTATCGACCGTAAGGACATCGAGCGGGCGGTGGAACGGATTGCGGACGTGCTGCGAGGATTCGAGCGGACGCGCGGTAATGATTAGAGCAGTTCTCGGCTTGGTGGAGCGGTTGCTGTCGTTGGTTCCGGCGCTAACCGGAGAGCGCCAGTGCCGACAAGCTCGAAAACGCCTGCAAGCGTTCTCCTGATTAGGCAGAAATTTCGGCCACAATCGTCATGCCAGCAGGCAGGTAGGTTGCGGCGAGGCACAAACCGCATCGTTCAAGGTAAACGCCTTTTCCCGATACTGGTTGGCCAAACGCACGTTTGGCTGCTTGGGCTTTATGTGTTGGTCTAAGCAAAGTGTATGGACGGCGATTTGTGGCGCCACGCTCGAGCTGATGTGTCGCCGACTTGATTCCGGACAGTCTTCACACACACCGTGTCGGCCTACGGGTCATTTTTGCTAAGCAGAAAATCGATGCGCCGCAAGAACGAGTCTGCGGTATGGTGCCAATCATGCGGATCCACATCGTTTTCGTACATCTGCTTGAAAGCGGATTCGACATCGGCTTGTTGAAGAAACCGAGCAATATCGACACGTAAGGCGCAGATATCATCAGGTGAACTGCTACGCGCGAAGTCAGCGACTAAATCCTCCATGTTGTCCGCAATGAGATCGAAATCTTGACCGAAATAGATATGAATAAAAGGCGTCGAGATGTGGAAAGCTCGACATCATTAATCCTCTTTATTACGGGATAGGAAATGCAGTCGTAGGGCGGGTTAGGCCGCTAGGCCGTAACCCGCCGTATGCCGCGAAATGGCGGGACATACGGAATGATCGACCCTACCACAGCCTTTGTGGGGGCGCACCGAAAGGTTCGACCCTCGACATTCGGACGCCGCATGATCGCTCGGGCCTTCCCGATTATTCTGAAGCTATCCATTACGAGTAAATGATTTTCGCAACGCCGGTCGTGTCCGGAAAGCAAAGTGAAAACGCTCTAACGTGCCCTAAGATCCATCGGGTGCCACACCGTCATTCCTTCACGCTTCCGAGTGTCAGACCTTCGATGTAGTACTTCTGCAAGACGAGAAACAGAACGACGACCGGCAGCACGGTAAGCACCGACCCGGCCATCATCAGTTCGGTGTCCTGTACGTGTTCGCCGAGCAGGTTGGCGAGCGCGACCGGAAGCGTATAGAGATCGTTGTCGGCGAGAATGATAAGCGGCCATAGAAAATCGTTCCAGGCGCCCAAGAAGGTGAAAATGGCGAGGGTGACCAGGATCGGCTTGCAGAGGGGCAGAACCAGCGTTCGATAGATGCGGAATTCGCCGGCGCCGTCGATGCGGGCGGCGTCCAGTAGGCTGTCGGGAATCGAGAGTGCATACTGCCGTATCAGAAAGATGCCGAAAATGCTCGCCATGCCGGGCACGATCACCCCACCGTAGGTGTTCACCAGTCCCATTTCTTTTAGCATCAGAAACAAAGGCAACATGGCGACTTGCGCCGGAATCACCATGGACGCTAAGAGTAGACGGAACAAGCGGTCGCGCCCTGTGAACCTAAGCTTCGCGAAAGCATAGCCGGCCAAGGAATTGATCAGCAGGGACGATGCCGTGACGACTGTAGCGATCAGCGTGCTATTCAGAAGATACCTGGCGAGATTCAGGCGGGAGAACAGGATTCGATAATGTTCGAACGTGGGTGATTCCGGCACGAGTGGGGGAGGGAATCGGTTCGCTTCGGTTGAAGGCATCAGGGACACGGATACCATCCAGAGCAGCGGGAATAGGGTTATGAGCACTGCCAAGATCAGCGCCAGGTGAATTAGCAGTGCTTTGATGCGATTTCCCGAAAAGACCGCCACGCTCAGACTTCCTTTCGTCTCAGCTTCAACTGCAACAAAGTTCCTGCCAGAACGATCAGAAACAGCGTAAACGCTATGGCGGCGGCGTAGCCGAGATTCCACCAGCGAAAACCTTCCTGGAACATCAGAAGCGCGACGCTCAGGGTACTGTTCGCCGGGCCCCCCCGGGTCATCACGTAAGGTTCGGCGAAAAGCTGGAAATATCCGATCATCGTGATGACGGTAACGAAAACGAAAGTTGGCCCCAGCATGGGCAAGGTGATGTGGCGGAATTGATGCCAGGTGTTCGCGCCGTCGATGACAGCGGCTTCGTACAGGCGGGCGGGAATGCTTTGCAGCCCGGCGATGAAGATGATCATGTTGAAGCCGAAGTTTTTCCAGGTCGCCATCAGGATGATCGCCGGCATGGCCCAGTCGGGATCGCCCAGCCAATCGATAGGCCCGACTCCGAGCAGTCCCAGGACATAATTCGGGAAGCCGTAGCGGGGATGGTAGAGGTAGCGCCAGACCACGGCTATCGCCACCAGGGTGGTGACCACCGGCAGGAACAGCAGTGAGCGGAACAACCCTTTGAACCGGACCAGGCGGTGATTGACCAGAAGCGCCGCGCCGAGTGATACCGCCACCGACAACGGGCCGCCGACGAGCACGAAATAGAGAGTGTTCTTGAGCGCGTTCCAGAACAAGGGATCGCGGAGCAAACGGAGATAGTTGTCGAGTGCCACGAAGCGCAGCCGTTCGCGATCGCCAAGAGCGTAAATGTCGAAATCGGTGAAGCTGAGAAGCAGCGAGGCCGCGACAGGCAGAAAAAAGAAGACAGCAATCAGCGTCAAAGCTGGCGAGAGAAACCAGAAAGCGGGATTCACCTGCGAGAGAGCGATTTTCATGGTGCTCGTTTCCGCAACAGCCAGCGGCGTTTTTCGAGAATCCGGTTAACGTCTTCGTCCAGGGCCGCCAGAGCTCGTTCTTCGGTCAATTCACCTCGCACCGCTTTCTCTGCGTAATGGGCGATCTTGCTCGCGATGCGTTCCCATTCCGGTATTTTCGGCGTAGACACCACCCGTTCCAACTGAGTTTTGAACGCTTGTGTGCGAACGGCCGTCGCGAGATCGGGATGCCGCCAAGCAGAGCGGCGGGGAGGGAGATCGCCGGTCAGACGGTAGAACGCGAGCTGTTGTTCGGGCTGGGACAGAAATTCGATTAACTTCCAGGCTTGATCTTTGTGGTCGGAGCTTCGCGCGATGGCGAGACTGGCACCGCCCGCTAGAGACGGTCCAGGATAATTTTCGTCGGGAGCCGGCATCGGGGCCGTGGCCCACTTATCTTGCAGCGCTTTCGGAAGCCGTCGCTCGAACTCGCCGATGTTCCAGGGGCCGGTGACGTACATCACGAAATAGCCAGTCGCGAATTCCTGGTAGAGATTCGCGACCTGAGCTTCGGACACGGCGGGCGCATACCCTTGACGGAAGATGTCGAGATAAAACCGGAAGGCGCGGCGGAAAGCGTCGCTCTGAAAATTGCCGAACCGGGCTTCGTCTTGAAGCAGTTCCGCCCCGAACTGGAGGCCCAGGATTACCGGCACCTGCCATTCGTTCATGGGCAAGAGCACA
This region includes:
- the rocD gene encoding ornithine--oxo-acid transaminase; the protein is MAERILKSIRLIGVAFDRDAETGPERLRDLGLDRRLTNRGVSAAWQAILHPQRIPENLPKVAELCKRTAEETERAVRAGEFFAVLGDDHSCAVGTWTGAAAALAERGPLGLIWIDAHMDSHIPETSPSGALHGMPLACLFGFGEPSLVNLDGFSPKLSPKHVCLVGVHSFEPPERALLEWLGVRVFYLDEVLRRGLNEVMAEALTIVRSGTAGFGVSLDLDAIDPKEAPGVTTPVAGGISGEEMKGALAMLQGNPDFLGIEIVEFDPPRDRNNATLYLAGDLVLAAAVPERPIGAAEVLGLTERYGAHNYDTLPVVLTQGEGAYLWDVEGKRYVDMMGAYSAASHGHAHPRLVGVLTEQAKRLSITSRAFHSDRLGPFLERACELTRQDMALPMNTGAEGVETALKAARKWAYQVKGVAPDRAEIIACNGNFHGRTIAIVGLSSEPSYREGFGPFPPGLKLIPYGDAAALADAITENTAAFLVEPIQGEGGIVVPPPGYLAECARICRERNVLLLCDEVQTGLGRTGKFLASEHEGVKPDGLILGKALGGGLLPVSMFLASCEVMGVFGPGHHGSTFGGNPLAAAVGLEALDVIVEEGLAERSAELGAYFLEALRSLKSPLIREVRGKGLFIGLELIPELSGRDFCMRLMANGILTRETHQTVIRFAPPLVIDRKDIERAVERIADVLRGFERTRGND
- a CDS encoding contact-dependent growth inhibition system immunity protein, which gives rise to MSTPFIHIYFGQDFDLIADNMEDLVADFARSSSPDDICALRVDIARFLQQADVESAFKQMYENDVDPHDWHHTADSFLRRIDFLLSKNDP
- a CDS encoding carbohydrate ABC transporter permease, whose product is MAVFSGNRIKALLIHLALILAVLITLFPLLWMVSVSLMPSTEANRFPPPLVPESPTFEHYRILFSRLNLARYLLNSTLIATVVTASSLLINSLAGYAFAKLRFTGRDRLFRLLLASMVIPAQVAMLPLFLMLKEMGLVNTYGGVIVPGMASIFGIFLIRQYALSIPDSLLDAARIDGAGEFRIYRTLVLPLCKPILVTLAIFTFLGAWNDFLWPLIILADNDLYTLPVALANLLGEHVQDTELMMAGSVLTVLPVVVLFLVLQKYYIEGLTLGSVKE
- a CDS encoding carbohydrate ABC transporter permease → MKIALSQVNPAFWFLSPALTLIAVFFFLPVAASLLLSFTDFDIYALGDRERLRFVALDNYLRLLRDPLFWNALKNTLYFVLVGGPLSVAVSLGAALLVNHRLVRFKGLFRSLLFLPVVTTLVAIAVVWRYLYHPRYGFPNYVLGLLGVGPIDWLGDPDWAMPAIILMATWKNFGFNMIIFIAGLQSIPARLYEAAVIDGANTWHQFRHITLPMLGPTFVFVTVITMIGYFQLFAEPYVMTRGGPANSTLSVALLMFQEGFRWWNLGYAAAIAFTLFLIVLAGTLLQLKLRRKEV
- a CDS encoding sugar ABC transporter substrate-binding protein, whose product is MRLILLSLLLVLIGACNRNGEKTVLEFWAMGREGEAVQSLMSEFERRHPAIRVKVQQIPWSAAHEKLLTAYAGDAMPDVFQLGNTWIPEFVVLNAVDSLDDRLTAEQREDYFQGILETNEIDGKLYGLPWYVDTRLLFYRTDILAEAGFTAPPKTWNEWLVMMARVKALSGGERYAVLLPMNEWQVPVILGLQFGAELLQDEARFGNFQSDAFRRAFRFYLDIFRQGYAPAVSEAQVANLYQEFATGYFVMYVTGPWNIGEFERRLPKALQDKWATAPMPAPDENYPGPSLAGGASLAIARSSDHKDQAWKLIEFLSQPEQQLAFYRLTGDLPPRRSAWRHPDLATAVRTQAFKTQLERVVSTPKIPEWERIASKIAHYAEKAVRGELTEERALAALDEDVNRILEKRRWLLRKRAP